One Argiope bruennichi chromosome 5, qqArgBrue1.1, whole genome shotgun sequence DNA segment encodes these proteins:
- the LOC129968921 gene encoding LOW QUALITY PROTEIN: short-chain specific acyl-CoA dehydrogenase, mitochondrial-like (The sequence of the model RefSeq protein was modified relative to this genomic sequence to represent the inferred CDS: inserted 1 base in 1 codon) — protein MLSRASFAVRILGHNVMKHTIGLRAISNSFNLPETHKMLQKTCREFAEKELQPVAAKIDKEHIYPKEQIKKLGELGLMAITLPEKDGGAALDYLAYAIAMEEISRGCASCGVVMSVNNSLYLGALQKFGSAPLKEKYMKPFVNGDRVGCFALSEPGNGSDAGAASTLAVLDGDSWVLNGTKAWITNGYEADAAVVFATTDKAKKHKGISCFLVPKPIKGLTXGKKEDKLGIKGSSTCNLIFEECRIPKENVIGQLGDGFKIAMTTLDAGRIGIAGQALGIAQAALDCAIHYAAQRQAFGSPILNLQAIQMKLADMELRIESARLLTWKAAMLKDARQNFTKEAALAKLAASEAATFVSHQAIQILGGMGYVSDMPAERHYRDARITEIYEGTSEIQKLVIANNLIKEYGLK, from the exons atgctatcaaGAGCGAGCTTTGCAGTTCGGATTTTAG gtCACAATGTAATGAAACATACCATTGGATTGAGAgctatttcaaattcattcaatttaCCAGAAACTCACAAAATGCTTCAAAAGACTTGCAGAGAATTTGCTGAAAAAGAACTACAACCTGTTGCTGCCAAGATTGACAAGGAACACATATATCCTAAAGAACAA attaaaaaattgggCGAATTAGGTTTAATGGCAATCACTTTACCAGAAAAAGATGGAGGTGCGGCTTTGGATTACCTAGCTTATGCTATAGCTATGGAAGAAATCAGTAGGGGTTGTGCAAGCTGTGGTGTTGTCATGAGTGTAAATAAT TCATTATACTTAGGTGCTCTGCAAAAATTTGGAAGTGCCccacttaaagaaaaatatatgaaacctTTTGTAAATGGAGACAGAGTTGGCTGCTTTGCATTAAGTGAaccag GAAATGGCAGTGATGCTGGAGCTGCATCAACATTGGCTGTGTTGGATGGGGATAGCTGGGTTTTAAATGGAACAAAAGCTTGGATTACAAATGGTTATGAAGCAGATGCTGCTGtg GTTTTTGCTACAACTGATAAGGCGAAGAAACATAAAGGTATCAGTTGTTTCCTTGTGCCAAAACCTATAAAAGGGCTTA TTGGAAAGAAAGAGGACAAATTAGGCATAAAGGGATCTTCCACTTGTAATCTGATATTTGAAGAATGCCGTATCCCCAAAGAAAATGTTATAGGACAACTTGGTGATGGATTCAAAATTGCTATG ACAACTTTGGATGCTGGACGAATAGGAATTGCTGGCCAAGCTCTAGGAATAGCTCAG GCTGCTCTTGATTGTGCTATTCATTATGCTGCCCAGCGACAAGCTTTTGGATCACCTATTCTCAATTTACAAGCCATTCAG ATGAAATTAGCTGACATGGAACTAAGAATAGAAAGTGCACGTTTGCTGACATGGAAAGCTGCAATGTTGAAAGATGCAAGACAAAATTTCACAAAA gAAGCTGCACTAGCTAAGTTAGCAGCCTCTGAAGCAGCAACATTTGTATCCcatcag gcCATCCAAATTCTTGGTGGAATGGGATATGTGTCTGACATGCCTGCAGAAAGACATTACAGAGATGCTCgaattactgaaatatatgaGGGGACAAGTGAAATTCAAAAGTTGGTTATTGCCAATAATCTCATCAAAGAGTATGGACTTAAATAA